TTACAGTTTCATAAAAGTGACGCGTCTGTAAAGATCCTCGACAGCAGCGATgtaatcatttattttaaaaatcaagcTGAAATCCACTGAGCCTTGATCAGTGAGTTCAGACTGAGCAGTGTCACAGAGGCTGATCACTGTGCAACCATCTGCCCTCGGCTAAGAGGAAATTCAATTAATTAGGAGATTTCCATCATGAGAGGAAAGATCGAGAGGGGCGGAGGTCCTCTGGGAGAAAGCAGACTCACACATGTAGCATGTGGAAGTGACTGTATTAGGTGGAAAGGTAGAAAACACACTCAGAAACAGCTGTAAAATGTGTTGCTTTATTTCCACTAAGACAGCAAAAACATGCTTAcctgcagggaaaagggaaaaaaggcgTAAACTCTTGGATGCTCCGACTACTTTCATCTGATCATGCTGAATGTTGCAAACTTGCATGGTCAGATGATCAAATTCCTGcctgtgtggggtttttttgtaagcTCTTGTTTTCAGCAGATGATTTTTAAAGAAGTAGAAACTAAGTAGTggaaaataaacctgaaaatgtTGCTTTTAATCATTGTAATCAGGGGTTAACTTGACATTTGGTGGGCAGGGGAAGACTGAGATCCTGTGTAGCTGTGCAGCAGGAATAATCACAAAGAAGTCACCAGATTATTAGTTTTCTTTGATTTAAGCTGCTGAATCAAACACACTTTAATAGATGTTACATGAATGTGGAACATAAAGGTGGAATTTGATGCCTAAAACTTAATCCCAATCTAACCCCTGTCCATTACTGTAAGATGAACCACACTTAAAGTTCAGCTCAGTATTTTGATTCGATTACTATATTAACTCAATGAGCTGGAACAAACTGTCAATAGAGTCCAGAGAAGAAGTCTAACAATCAGGCACGATGAGATTAATTAAAAGACTAATGCTTACTGTCTGTGTCCGCTCAGAGCGAAGACCATCAAGAACACAGTGTCTGTGAACCTGGAGCTGACGGCCGAGGAGTGGAAGAAGAAATacgagaaggagaaggagaagaacAAGAACCTGAAGAGCATCATCCAGAGGCTGGAGGCTGAACTCAACCGCTGGAGAAACGGTGAGATTAAAGCGGCCTGCAAGGGCTGATTAAAAGAAACAGCTGCTGTGAGCTCCTGAGTGTTGATCGGTGGTTACGCAGTGGGATGTTGGGTTTTTGTGACAAACATACATTGTTGTTGTATCGTACAGCTCCACAGTAAGTTATGAATAGTTAACGTGCTGCCTTTCTGCTTCCTGTGCACTCATTTCTATACctttaaataaatgatatttcAAAGGGAACCCACCTTCTGTTGCACAGTTGCTGCTTGGTGGGACTTATTACAGAGTCCTGATTAACAGACCTCAGCCTGAGATGTTTACCAAGCTAATAAAGAGGCCCTAGTTTTACAGCAACTGCTTTGTGAACGTGTGATGGGAAGGTGGACGAAGGGTGGGATGGACAGTCGTGGTGAAGACAGAGCCAAGAGAGAGTTTTTGATTTAGCAGGCGAGTGAGCCACGGTCCAGCCCTCACCGATGGCCATGAGCTCTGGGTAGTGACTAAAAGAACAGGGTTGTGGGTACAAGCTGGACTCCCCAGAGGTAGTTTGGTGGCCTCCTCGACGCCTCTCTTTGGAGTTCTTCTGGGCACGTCGACCCTTCAAGAACTCCAGAGGAGGTACggagaacagaagaagaagctcCTCTGCCTTGCCTCCTTAGTGTTAGAGATCCAGCAAGGTTACGTTCTCGTGCTGACGCTGTTCGGCATCTCCTTCCCTACGCCCCTGAACTATCCTTTAGGTGCCATGATTTCGTATCACAGCGGGACCTCCAAAGCCTGATAGATTGGTTTACCCAGACCTGTAAGGACTTTGGGCAGACTTTAAAATTAAAGGCTGAACTTGCACCAGGCAGGAAAAAAGTGCTCAACACGTTCTATTTGAGACGTCTCAACATGAGAAACAACCACAATAAGGGGATATCAGAGCACCCCATCCAACTGGTGGAGACGTACCACCTGGGAAGAGACCCTCGATAGACCCAGAAGTCACTGGAGTTATTAAATATTTCATCTAGTGTTGATGAGGAAAGGACGTCTGGAAAGACCTGCGCAATCTGCGACCTGACTCTGGATAAATGGAgggaaatggatggatgttttgtAATGACTCACAACACAGAAAGCAATCAAAGTGGAACATCATCAGCAGCCTCCTTTCCTTACATCTTAACATGTGAATACCTAGCAGAGCGTGGCTACTCGTTCACCGCTCGTCTGCTTATTTCTCTGTGCACCGAGGTCTGAAGGACCTGAGGAGTGGTGACGCTATTTTCCTGAGATTGGATTGGTCTGTAGGAGCTGTTGCTCTCCAATCTGGAGCATCATCAGCTTCAAAAAGTTGAAAAGCTTTGACACTTTATCACCCGAGTATCTTACAGACTGTCTGGACTTTTTGTCATATTTGGctgtaaaattacaaaataattcTCATCTTACATGAACCATTTAAATTTCCGCTGTAGCTCAAACTGTGAAATGCACATAGTAAAATCTAGGAGttgctgatttttctgtgttcagaCGTTGTGAATGCTTTGCTATACAGTGATACGCCGAATATTCCAGTAAAACTCgccttctcttttttctaaaaccGTTTGAACGttcatttaaaatgagttttatttatacagcgacgaatcacaacaacagttcccTTAAGGTACTTTATATTCTGTAAGATGaagaccctaaaataatacagagaaaacctcagCAGTCAGACGACACCCACCCTGTGAGTAAGCATTtggtgacagtgagaaggaaaaaccccTATTAAAGCTATCAGAGATTAAAATGAATTGCTGATGATTAAATAGTGCAGTAGTGGTGTGTACTAGTAGCTGCTACTTTGTTTTTAGGagactttgacctttgacctttgagaGTCAGATGctctctgtgacacacacacacagaaaatgtttttttctccatgcaTGCCAACaagcagaaatttaaaaaaagtgggCGGCGGCCTGAGAAACTCGAGTGTCATTAACCGCACAGGCTCTTTTAGGTAGCTGTGTGTGCACATGCTCAGTCTGTGACGTCTGGAAATCACATGTAATTACTGCTCAGATTAATCTGCCGCTGTGATAATGTGTGGGGTCTGATCGGCTCACGCCTTGTCCTGCCCGAATGCTGTAGATTCTGCATAACCCCACCATGAAGGACGCCAcgctgcctgtgtgtgtttccccaccacacttcctccctctctgctgAGACTGCAGGGTCTCCTTCACAGCATCCTCGCCCTTTTTCCCCCATTTCTGTTGCATAGTaaccactcctcctcctcctctcagtccTTTCTTTGCTTTAATGCCTCCCCGCCTtcacccccctcctccccctttctttctgtggccattgttgcattttaatgtttaattcCCCTGTGGATGCTGATAACACTCCCCCTCCTTAGCATCAAATCAGCTCAGCTGCAGAAGCCAAAGCTCCTGACATGTAAATGCagcgctctcacacacacatacacacacatcatgTTGATACAGTGTTTGTGGTTTGAGTCAGCCGCTGGCTTCCTGCCCTGCCGTTTAAAAGGAAGCAGCTCTCCGCCTCCTTCAGTCTGTCCTCGGCTCCATCTCCTCATTAGCTGCTGGCTTTTATCACCAAACCCACAGTTAGAAAATCAATAATCACACAAACACTGGTGAAGTCAGCATGATTTCACTCAGTCAGTATAACTGATGCAGTTTTCTCCTGAAGGAAAATCATCAGAATTgtaaaaatagtaataataatagtaagtTGTGTGCTGGCTTACAAAAGTAGCCAGCCCCCAAACCTGATGTTTCAGGAAATGCATCAGGTTTATTTTAATTATCTGATAATAACTTATCTAATTTACTTTGATAAACTACAGTATCCTGGTGTTATCTTGACTGCAAGGCAACAATTGTTCCTTTTATGTTAAAGGACTGCTGCCAGGATTTACTACCCTACACGCACGTTGCAGATGATTAATTTGGTTTTGTGCATTACAGTAAAACGTCTCCACTTTAGTCTCTAACGTCCAAAAGaatttgtggtttgttcagatgcatctTTGCAGACCCTAAGCTATGCTGCTGTGTTCTTTTCAGAGAGGTGAACCCTTCTTCCCACTTCATTTATGAAGCCTGCTTGAGCATCAACATCTGGTTTGTTACTTCAAAATGCGTAAACTGAGGCTTAGTTATTGCACTTATTACAGTATTTACACTTTTATCGTGATTTAAAAATTCTTCCACAAAATTAAGATTATATGATGCGACGCACTGAGGCATGATGTAACAACTATGGTGCTACTCGATGTGACACCATACCACAACATATGGCACGATCAGAGTGTTTAAAACGTCGTCACACTAACATGTGTGAATATAATGGATGCATGAGTAGAATATCTAACAAGTGAGTTCCTATCGCAGGGGAGAACGTTCCTGAGGAGGAGCAGCAGAGCTCTAAAGATCAGAGGAGCGGCGAGCCGTACGACAACACTCCCATCATCGACAACCTGCTGCCAGCCGGAGGAGGTGTCTCCGTCTCCGGTGACGAGAGGAGGAAGTACGAGGAGGACGTAAGGAACCTGTACAAACAGCTGGATGACAAGGTGAGCAACAGGACGAGGCTAAAGCTGGTTTATTGTAAACATGTCACATACAGCTATCTCAGGATGGGTTTTATTCATCTTCTGTCTGGAACAAAGTGTTCTAGCTCCTCCCCCttccttctgattggctgcccctcataaaAATAGATTTGAATGGCAGGTGGTTCACCATATATGTGAACCACCTgcctatatatatatcatatagcTGATATATACCTATATGATGAACCACAGAGCCAAGAGTGTTCGAtcagtctgaagcctgagctttgGGCTCACAGGGATTACATGTACACATACTGCCCTTGTTATTTAAACAATTCCTgaaactctgtatattttattgccGCTGACAGGATGACGAAATTAACCAACACAGTCAGCTGGCGGAGAAACTCAAGGAGcagatgatggatcaagaaGAGGTTTGTCTCCCAGCTCAGGTTAATAGTAATGATAGAGCATGCCTGCGTATTTCCTCTGacacgtgtttttttttaaaaatctgtgcaGCTGCTGGCGTCAACACGACGCGACTATGACAAGATCCAGGAGGAGCTGTGCCGGCTGCAGACGGAGAACGAGCTAGCCAAGGAGGAGGTGAAGGAGGTGCTTCAGGCCCTGGAGGAGCTGGCAGTTAACTACGACCAGAAGAGCCAAGAGGTGGAGGAGCGAAACCAAGCCAACGCGCAGCTTACCGAGAAGCTGCAGCACAAGACGGTGGGTCGTGACTTTCCTGAATACTACTTGATTACACATGAAGTGCAGCGATGCAGAGGCATGCTGACAGGCTGTCTTTGTGGCGGCATCCTCAGGCGCTGCTGTCGGTGCTTGAGAGGGAGGTGAGTCAGCTGCAGGAGCTAAACGGCCTGCAGAGAAAGCGTGCTGCCGAGGTCCTCAACCTTCTGCTGAGAGACCTCAGTGACATCGGTGCCATCATCGGCACCAGCGATGTCAAGACGGCTGCGGTGAGCACCCACGTCCACATGACAAAAACCTTACCAACCTTACCCGAAACAGACACATGACCCTTTAACCCAGCCCGTCCTCCTTCCCTCTCAGTGCTCAGAGATGAAGGGGAACGGCTCGGCGCTGGAGGAGGACTTTACCGTTGCTCGCCTCTACATCAGCAAGATGAAGTCCGAGGTCAAGTCTTTGGTCAACCGCAGCAAGCAGCTGGAGAGCGCCCAGGCCGACGCCCACCGCAAGATTCAGGCGAACGAGAAGGAGCTGGCGTCCTGTCAGCTGCTCATCTCCCAGGTAAGCGTCACCTGACGTCGTCATGCTAACAGAGTTCTCCTGGGGTTTGGTAGAGTGTCAGTCACGTGTTGCTGTCCCTGCAGCATCAGGCCAAGATAAAGTCTCTGACCGACTACATGCAGAACATGGAGCAGAAGAAAAGGCAGCTGGAGGAGAGTCAGGACGCTCTCACCGAAGAGCTCGCCAAACTGCACGCTCAAGGTCGGTCCTAGAAACCTCCACAGACTCTTAAAAACCAGACTCATTTATACAGTTAGGCAGTATGAGCACAGCTGACATGTCATCCCAccccgaaaaaaagaaaagctcaaaacaacaaagacaaagatGTTTCTAATGTATGAGACACAACTTTATCCTTTTAGTTGTTACTCATTCAATAACCATTATTTAATCAGTGTGTTTTTTAGGTTTTCTTTATACCTCAGTTACACACAAAGAAAGCACTGGAAGGTCTTTAATTTGAACTTTATCCATCACTGGAGTATCACATAGATTAGGACTTAACGACACTGTGTCTTACAACATGCAGGGTGCTCTGAGCACGAGTGGCCAGTATATTATGTCTGAGTATCACCACAGGGGCTAAAGTGGGATCTGGCAGGCGGGGGGACCTTAGGATCAGGTGCATCAGTGCTGTGTGGTGAAAATAATtactcaataataataataataataataataataatgatgataatgattatTATTTGCTGCTCTATCACTAGCTAGACACTGAAGTATCACAACTACGACTTCATTTGCATCTGCACCATGAACGCATCACATGAAGGTATAAGTGGGCTGtgggattttattattttattattactgaGCAAATGTGTCCATGCAGTCAGTCTGCAGCACATAAGAAATAATTGCCAGTAATGTGCATTAAACTGCCATTCTGAACCTTTGAGGCCGTCTTTAACCCCTGCATCCACATTAGTCAAATTTCACATGTGTATTGTGTGTGCACTGTGTTCATGCGTTCCAAGCATCATTAcactttctttggtttttgcttttgtgGAAGAACACAGTCACCTTATGACATATCCAGGCGATGGATGTGATATAGTCTTGCACatcagagttttttttttttttacgattAAGATGAATTTGACAAAAAGGGTGGGCTGAGTAACTACGCTATGAAGGTGAGGGTTTGTCTTTGGTTGTGTTTGAGTCTGTGAGTCTATGTTTTGACCCCCGGTGGGAAGTCTTTTGTCTTGATTTAAATTGTCTTTCAGTAAAATATCTCATAGTTTGAAGTTTGAGAGTTTAGCTTTGTGAGTAAATTTGCCTGCAGTTTCTGACACAGCACAATTATTCTGTCTTTAGAGAAAATGCACGAGGAAAAGGAGAAGGAGGACATCGGCAGAGCGGGCGGAGACGATGACatcaaggtaaaaaaaatacagcacaaaattgattttgatttttacaaaatattaaaatctggAACCTAACAGAGttcagcacagtctgaactctgttaggcagctttcttgttgtttctttaagtcgtcttcaggaatagttctccaggcttattgaaggacattcaaagctcttctttggatgtttctgccttttgttctgttctctgtcaacatgatcccacactgcttcagtaatgttgaggtccgggctctggggaggccgatccatgactgatagtgctccactgtgtgtttttactgcattaacaatgtgtttgagatcattgtcacgctgaaaaatgaagctgttgacAATCATATGCTTTCCAGATGATTTTGCATGGTgtatcaaaatctgatggtgctTCTCTGTTTTCATAGTTGATAATTTTAACAAGGTCTCCaccaccactggctgaaatgcagctggAAAAATGCTTCTAAAGATGATCAGGTACAAGCACTGGACtgcaaatgagtgaaaaagcagccaatgtccaaataaaacctttgaaagagcttcagaaagcctgagaactattgctcaaaaacaattgaaaaaaaagaaaatctggcgGCTTGGAAGTAAAGCGTAAAGACATGAGGGTTGATTCAAGACATTTGTTCATATTTGTTCATGTTGCAGGTCAGATTGAAGGCAGGAGATCCAGTAACTAGTAGTTAACTACTAGTAGTTAACTACTAGTTACTGTTAACTAGCTAACTAGTAGCTGAGACACTTCCAAGTAGCCAGATTTAAAGTGTTAGACCTAATACAGTCTAACACAGTCCATGTCATAGGTTTATCCAGTATTTAAGTGCTCCAGACTGACCCAGAAAAACGAGCAGCTTCTAACAGGAAGCTCTTGTATTTTGGATCATGGATTTGGGATTATCATAGGGTTATTTTAGTGCGTCATGTTTCTGTTCAGTGTCCTCTGAGGGAATAATGTTGCCAACCTCAGCtctaatgtgtttttatgtcttcaGAAAACGCTGGAggagcagctggagaaccacaggGAGGCTCATCAGAAGCAGCTCAGCCGCCTGCGGGATGAGATCGAAGACAAACAGAGGATGCTGGACGAGCTCAGAGAGTgagaaaacatcagcaaacgCACACACTGACGCACACAAACCAACTCTGAGGATGTAACAGCACAGCAGGGGGGAGACGATGGGAGATTAGGGGAGAGATATCACAGGGAAACCCACAGATGTGCTCAGGTTTGAAACCGTTCTACACAAATCCTGATCTTTTCAGACGAGCTCAGGCCATGAGCAGATACACACATATACCCATTTTAATATTCCCCTCAGCCCTCAGAGTAGGGATTTCCACTCAGGTTGTCTTCAAAGGGGGACTACTGAGGAGAAGAAGCAGCTCAGAGAACAAGTGCGAGCAAGGAGCTGCTGCCTGAAAGCGATCAAAGATCTGGGCTCAAAGTCAGCTTCTGCTTCAAAAGAAGAGTTAACATGACTAGAAAGTGACTTTCAAGGCCTCAACCTGCAACTTTAGAGCCTCCAACTAAACATGCTTCGATTCCAAACCACATTTTCTGAAACTAGAGAGCGTATTTATTAAAACAGTTTCTCCCTCTCAGTCTAAATCAGGGGCTGTTACTGGAGCAGGAGCGACTCATGTCGGATTACTACAAACTGCAGGCGGAGGAGCAGGAGAAGAATGCAAAGCTGGAGAGGCTCGTGTAGGTGAACACAAGCATCTTAGAGTTAATTTGAGACAATAAAAGTGTCACATGGTTTGATTATTGCTCTGTTTTCTGTACAGGCTGCTGAATGAACAAAGGGAGCAGGCCCGAGAGGACCTGAAGGGTCTGGAGGAGACTGTGGTGAGACTCAGTGATGGCCCCATAACTACTCTCACCTTTGAAGTCACAGCTGTTCTAACCTTAGATGTCTGTTTAGTCACATAGCAAAgcaaagaaactgctggaagTCTGCACCAATGCAGGCTTACTCAAAAACAGTGCTTTGTAATATATTTAATGAGAATAGAGGCAAGTCAGAGGATTAAAGAAATGTTGTTAGTATAGTGCATCTCATTGATCCAGCTGTTCACAACTTCATCCCAAAGAGTCGTTCGGACATATTTCTTAAAagtgcacttctttttcttacatttaCATAAAAAGGGGAGTTTCAGTGATCGAGCCTCAAACGGctgtgatttgatgctgtatAAATGGAACAGAATTTAATTGAATACCCTGAGTAGGGATGGGAAGCTGGATACTGGTGTTTCAACGCTGTGTTGAGCTTACGAAGCACTGATCTGAAGTGCCGTTCAAAACACCCACTTCACATGACCATGGCTTTTTCAGGTTTCACCCTAGGTTTGGCCGATGGTAGAATAAACCTGATGACAtctttaattcagttcaatttaatttaagaGTATTTACATACAAATGAAttcaactgaactgaattaaaaggaaaaaaccaACAGTCTGATGATTCCCTATGAGCAAatacttggcgacagtggggaggaagaactcactttaaaaaggaagaacCCTCTGGCAAAATGTAAATCCCAGAACTATTATGTGGGTCTAACTTCCAGCTTTCACTCCCTTCTTGTTCACTCAggccaaagagctgcaaactcTGCACAACCTGCGCAAACTCTTCGTCCAGGACCTCACTGCACGGGTTAAGAAGGTAGATCTTTTTACTGTTGACACATACGACTGGTCGTTTAATGTAGTTTGATGTAATTTTCCTCTATTATAAGAGTGCAGAGCTTGACTGTGAGGAGGGACTCAGCAACAttgcacagaaacagaaaatctcATTCTTGGAGAACAATTTGGAGCAGCTGACTAAGGTCCACAAACAGGTACGGTTGCTATACAGAGGCTGAATccataaaaatattataaaacaGAAATGCTGAGCGCTGTGAGATACAGTGCGATAAAATAATGCTCAGTAACTTCATGCCGCCGCCCTCAGCTGGTCCGGGACAACGCAGACCTTCGCTGCGAACTGCCCAAGCTAGAGAAGCGTCTGCGAGCCACGGCCGAGCGAGTCAAAGCGCTGGAGAACGCCTTGAAGGAGGCCAAGGAGAACGCCATGAGGGACCGCAAGCGCTACCAGCAGGAGGTGGACCGCATCAAAGAGGCTGTGCGGGCCAAGAACATGGCCAGGAGGGGATACTCTGCACAGATCGGTGAGGTTTTACTTCCATTTATTATTTCACTGAAATAGATGTGCTCATGTGACAGCTGTCGGACAAAGAAGACCGGTTCACACAGGGGTGAAACCTGCCACCAGCACCGTAGCTGAACCTGGACACAAATACATTTCCGAATGAGTGATAGTGTTTCTAGATAACTTCTATATGTTTAAATAACCATCTTTACGCTAAAGAGTAGCAATTTAAATTGGTTTTGCTGAAAGCATGCTGATTGGCAGGATTGTTTCTGTGGCCTGGACACTGATGCttttgttgctgtgcttttaAAACACAGATTACAGCCATTTGTGTTGAGAACACTATTGCAAATAGATGCTTATCAGCACAATCTGACtcaaatatttgcaaaattttcCAATTTGTCTGAGAGGGATTGTAGTCAGCCCAAGTCAAACTGCAATTTTAAACCTGTTTCATAGTACAGATTATACCCTGGTGACTGAGGTGGGGAAGAACTCCACTTTAACAGGAAGTGACTTCCAGGAGAACTATACTCAGGGAAGGGCAGTCAGGGATTCAATCCCTCTGAGAGTAGCTTTTGCAGTTGATATTTCAACCAGAAAAATTGAAATATCTGAGCTGGTTTAAacttgaaacaaacaaacaaaaaaataaaacactggataAAAAAACAGACCTGAATATGGATCCCTGGGAGAAAGATAAATCAGCCAATGGATCAAGATGttctcttttttgtgttttcagcaaAGCCTATCCGGCCCGGACATCATCCACTGTCCTCCCCGATCTGCAGCTCCATCAGAGCCGGAGGTGTTGATATTCATAACAACTGAACCCACAACAGCAACATAATCCTGTGAGTGCAAAAATCTGTTTTCCATTTTACGAAATATAATTTCCTTTGCTTGTCTTACACATGGCTACCACCAGGGGGCGGTTAACAAATATATCACTTACACATAAACTGGATATAAGACAGTCTCAGAGATTTGCCTCTTGTTGCAGACGACCATAAACAACTCAGTGCATGCTCACCACCCCACCTGGATCCACAAGCAACGCCCCTCCTCTTGGAGCACCAATGGGAGGCCTTCACGACAGACTGTCATCGCTCGGAGAAGCACCATCCAAACATTGTGTAAATACTGATGAGACATATTTAATTTGCTGAATGTAGATCTCAGAGGCCTCGTTTATAACACATTCGCTGTTATAAGTTTAGTTTTCTGGATCTTCTGATGGTAGATTGTCGTTATTATGCAacagggcagcacggtggcacggtggttagcactgttgccgcacagcaagaaggtcctgagttcaattccaacatcaggccggggtctttctgtgtggagtttgcatgttctccccgtgtttgcgtgggttctctccgggtactccggcttcctcccaccgtccaaagacatgcagcttgtggggataggttaattggataatccaaactgtcactaggtgtgaatgtgcgaatgaatgtgagtgcgaatggttgtctgtccctgtgtgttagccctgcgacagactggcgacctgtccagggtgtaccctgcctcttgccctatgacagctgggataggctccagcgccccccgcgaccctgaaaaggacaagcggaagcgaatggatgtatggatggatggattaaaagCTCGAAGTTTATAAGTGAGGCCCTGTattagaaatgaaaatgaagctTAAGTTTTAGGTTTGCGCAGCTTTACAGGAGAAGGCAAACATGTCCGTTTTTAGATAAGTATTGTTTAACGTTTTAGGAAACAActtgcttttttcctttttttcctcagtCGTCATGATGACAGAAGTGACACCACTCGAGTGTATCTGATCAATATGAAGCTACAGCCAACAGACGGTTAGCTTAGGTTAGCATAAAGACCAGGGAATGGCAATCACAGAGATCTTTGGTCCTGTACCCTATATACCTCTTTGCAAACAGCCACTTGTCATTAGGTTGGtggaaatacacatttttcccttgTGATCCAGTGGTTGCCAGATGATTGCTGCCTGGTCTCTAGGCCTATGTGGCTGACGCTACAGCAGCATCCCTCCAAAATGGCAGTCACACCGAAGACAACAGTTTACTATGGATAAACGCCTCATCCCACTCCGTAGCCTAAATGGCGACCATTAGGTTGATAATTGCTCCGAGCTCTTTATGGACAGTGTAATCACTAAGTGTGTTAACTACAACTCATTGCAAAAAAATTTAACACGCATAATCAGCAAATTACGCCCCAGCTCATTTACATCAATGCCTGAAGATGATTTCTGCTGTTAGCTGG
The window above is part of the Maylandia zebra isolate NMK-2024a linkage group LG23, Mzebra_GT3a, whole genome shotgun sequence genome. Proteins encoded here:
- the LOC101483513 gene encoding kinesin heavy chain, with amino-acid sequence MADAAECGVRVMCRFRPLNEAEITRGDKYIPKFKEDDTVVITGKPYVFDRVLPPNTTQEQVYDQCAKQIVKDVLGGYNGTIFAYGQTSSGKTHTMEGKLHDPQLMGIIPRIARDIFDHIYSMDENLEFHIKVSYFEIYLDKIRDLLDVSKTNLSVHEDKNRVPYVKGCTERFVSSPEEVMDVIDEGKSNRHVAVTNMNEHSSRSHSIFLINIKQENVETEKKLSGKLYLVDLAGSEKVSKTGAEGAVLDEAKNINKSLSALGNVISALAEGTKTHVPYRDSKMTRILQDSLGGNCRTTIIICCSPSIYNEAETKSTLMFGQRAKTIKNTVSVNLELTAEEWKKKYEKEKEKNKNLKSIIQRLEAELNRWRNGENVPEEEQQSSKDQRSGEPYDNTPIIDNLLPAGGGVSVSGDERRKYEEDVRNLYKQLDDKDDEINQHSQLAEKLKEQMMDQEELLASTRRDYDKIQEELCRLQTENELAKEEVKEVLQALEELAVNYDQKSQEVEERNQANAQLTEKLQHKTALLSVLEREVSQLQELNGLQRKRAAEVLNLLLRDLSDIGAIIGTSDVKTAACSEMKGNGSALEEDFTVARLYISKMKSEVKSLVNRSKQLESAQADAHRKIQANEKELASCQLLISQHQAKIKSLTDYMQNMEQKKRQLEESQDALTEELAKLHAQEKMHEEKEKEDIGRAGGDDDIKKTLEEQLENHREAHQKQLSRLRDEIEDKQRMLDELRDLNQGLLLEQERLMSDYYKLQAEEQEKNAKLERLVLLNEQREQAREDLKGLEETVAKELQTLHNLRKLFVQDLTARVKKSAELDCEEGLSNIAQKQKISFLENNLEQLTKVHKQLVRDNADLRCELPKLEKRLRATAERVKALENALKEAKENAMRDRKRYQQEVDRIKEAVRAKNMARRGYSAQIAKPIRPGHHPLSSPICSSIRAGGVDIHNN